One genomic segment of Mastomys coucha isolate ucsf_1 unplaced genomic scaffold, UCSF_Mcou_1 pScaffold22, whole genome shotgun sequence includes these proteins:
- the Septin14 gene encoding septin-14, translated as MARKPTNTSVQTPGNEDPETIRCLTTLGHFGFECLPTQMVNKSIQKGFSFNILCVGETGIGKSTLINTLFNTNLKENKSSHFYSKVGLKVKTYELLERNIPLKLTVVKTVGYGDQINKEASYQPVVDYLDAQFEAYLQEELKIKRSLADYHDSRIHVCLYFITPTGHSLKSLDVLTMKNIDRRVNIVPLIAKADSLSKSDLQRFKSNIMSELRSNGIHIYQFQVDDEATAQGDSSDLPFAVVGSMEEVKVGKRMVRGRHYPWGVLQVENENHCDFVKLRDLLLSTNMEDLKDQTHTQHYECYRSNRLQKLGFSDMGPDNRPVSFQEMYEAKRQEFHGQCQREEEELKHSFMQRVKEKELTFKDTEKELQDKFEHLKRIQQEEILRLEEERRKLEEQIIDFYKMKAASESAQAQVCINLKKDKDRKK; from the exons ATGGCAAGAAAACCAACTAACACATCAGTGCAAACACCTGGCAATGAAGATCCA GAGACTATCCGTTGCTTaaccactcttgggcattttgGGTTTGAATGTTTGCCCACTCAGATGGTGAACAAATCGATCCAGAAAGGATTCTCTTTTAATATTCTCTGCGTGG GAGAAACTGGAATTGGAAAGTCAACCCTGATCAATACACTGTTCAATACGAATCTGAAAGAGAACAAGTCCTCTCATTTCTACTCGAAGGTTGGACTGAAGGTGAAGACATATGAACTTCTGGAAAGAAATATTCCACTGAAATTGACCGTTGTGAAGACAGTTGGGTATGGTGATCAGATAAACAAGGAAGCCAG ctacCAGCCAGTCGTTGACTATCTAGATGCTCAGTTTGAAGCTTACCTCCAGGAGGAGCTGAAGATCAAGCGCTCCTTAGCTGACTATCATGATTCTCGCATCCATGTCTGCCTTTACTTCATCACCCCTACAGGGCATTCCCTCAAGTCCCTGGATGTGCTAACAATGAAGAACATTGACAGACGG GTGAATATTGTACCCCTGATTGCCAAAGCTGACTCTCTCTCCAAGAGCGACCTACAGAGGTTCAAGAGCAACATAATGAGTGAGCTGAGAAGCAATGGCATCCACATATATCAGTTCCAGGTGGATGACGAAGCTACTGCTCAAGGGGACAGCTCG GACCTGCCCTTTGCTGTAGTAGGAAGTATGGAGGAAGTCAAAGTTGGAAAAAGAATGGTCAGAGGCCGCCACTACCCTTGGGGAGTTTTGCAAG tgGAAAATGAAAACCACTGTGACTTTGTGAAGCTCCGGGATTTGCTTCTGTCTACTAATATGGAAGACCTGAAAGATCAAACCCACACTCAGCATTATGAATGTTACAGGAGCAATAGGCTGCAGAAGCTGGGCTTCAGTGATATGGGCCCAGACAACCGGCCAGTGAG TTTTCAAGAGATGTATGAAGCCAAGAGACAAGAGTTCCACGGTCAGtgtcagagggaggaggaagaactcAAGCACTCGTTCATGCAGCGCGTCAAGGAGAAGGAGCTGACCTTTAAGGATACAGAGAAGGAG TTGCAGGATAAGTTTGAGCACCTGAAGAGAATCCAGCAAGAGGAGATCCTGAGgctggaagaagagaggagaaaattaGAAGAACAAATCATAGATTTTTATAAGATGAAGGCTGCCTCTGAGTCAGCACAGGCTCAGGTGTGCATCAACCTAAAGAAGGACAAAGATCGTAAGAAGTAA